The Changchengzhania lutea genomic sequence TTATCTTTTCCTAATTCTGCGGCCAATAATCTAGCCATATGCTGTTGTGCGGCTTTTGACGTACCGTAAGCTACGTTATTTGGACCAGAAACCAAACCATTTTTACTGGCAATGGATATAAAATCACCTCCAAGGTCTTGCTTTCGCATAATGGCAACAGATTGCTTTGCCAAATCAAATTGTCCTTTTACTAAAACGTTTTGAAGAATATTCCAATCCTTATCCGTTGTCTCTTCTAAAGGTTTGGAAATTGCCAATCCAGCACTGTGCACTACAATATCAACACCTCCAAACTCTACACATGCTTTTTTGTAGGCATTTGCAATAGATTCTGTATTGGTAACATCGCATATCGCATAAGTAGATACATCTCTTTTATATGTTGCATTGGCTTCAATCAAACTTTGTTCATTGATATCTGTCAACACTACATTAGCACCTTCAGCAGCCAATTTATCAGCTATAGCTTTTCCTATTCCACCACCAGCTCCAGTAACAAAAGCAACCTTGCGTGATAAGGGTTGCTCTTTTGGCATCCGTGATAATTTCGCTTCTTCTAATAGCCAATATTCAATATCAAAAGCCTCTTGTCTTGGCAATGAGGTATAAGCCGTAATGGCTTCAGCACCCCGCATGACATTGATGGCATTGATATAAAATTCGTTTGCTACACGTGTCGTTTGCTTGTTTTTTGCAAAACTAAACATCCCTACTCCTGGGTATATAATGATTACCGGATTCGCATCACGCATTGCAGGACTGTTTGCCTTTTTGCATGTATTATAGTAATTTGCATATTCTTGTCTGTAAGCCTCAAATGCCGGCTCTAATTTCTTAAATATAGCATCAGAATCCGATAAATCCTCATTTTTACCTAAAGTCAGTACTAACGGTTGAATTTTTGTTCTTAAAAAATGATCTGGACAGGAGGTTCCCATAGGAGCCAATCGTTCTAAATCATTACTGTTGATGTATTCCATCACCACATCGGTATCAGAGAAATGTCCGATCATTCTATTTTCAGAAGAGCATAAACCTCTTAATAAAGGCATGATTTGAGCCGCTTTTTCCAAACGATCTGCTTTTGGTAAACTTTCAATTTTTTGTCCGCCAAATACACTACCTTTTTCTTTAATCTTATTTTCGATAAATTCAGAAGCCATTTCAATAACCTCTAAGCTGTTCATATAACATTCATAAGAGGTATCTCCCCAAGTGAATAAACCGTGACTCCCTAATACGATACCACGAATACCTGGATTATCTTCTAAACACTTTTCTATTTGAAGACCTAAATCAAACCCTGGACGTTGCCAAGGCACCCAGCCCATTGTATCTCCCCAAATTTCTTTGGTTACTTGTTCACTGTCTTTGGCAGCAGCCACGGCTATTAACGCATCTGGGTGCAAGTGGTCTATGTGTGTGAATGGAAGTAGCCCATGTAATGGCGTATCGATGGAAGGTGCTTTGCTGTCTAAATCATAAATACAATGGTTAAATAAACCCACCATTCTATCTTCATCTTCTAAACCACCATAGACATTTTTTAGATCTCTTAATCGCTTGGTGTAGATACCTGCGATACCACTTCTGTTTAGAGTACCAATGTCTCCCCCTGATCCTTTAATCCACATGACTTCAATATCTTCATTGGTTAGCGGGTCTTTTTCGATGGTTCTACAGCTTGTGTTGCCCCCACCATAATTAGTGATTCTTAAATCTGCTCCTAAGATGTTTGATCGGTATAAAAATAATTCTACTTGGTTATCATTTAAAGCCTCTGCTTTTTGATCATCCCATAAGTAATCGACGTAATTGAATTTTTTTGTTAGGTTCTTCATGGTTTTTAATAAAAATTTCAAGAACAAAAATATGTCCAAAGAGTTTGGTTTCTGTCCTGTACTGTGCCGTTTAATTAATACCATTTATTATATAAATGTATATTTTTTATTTTTAAAACTTTTACAAACGAATAATTCTATTTACTTTGCTAGTAGAGAAATATACTTACCATAAACTTATGATTGATAAAATGGAGATGTTTAAATTTATTAAAATCGACGAAAATTCGCGAATACCTAAATATAGGCAGATTGTAGATTCCATAATATATAACATATCTATGGGCAATCTTAAAATGGATCAAAAAATTCCATCTATTAATTTATTCAGTGAAGAGTTTTATTTATCTAGAGATACCGTAGAAAAGGCTTATAATATATTGAAGGAACGAAATATAATCACCTCTATAAGAGGCAAGGGCTATTACATAACTAGGACAAAACTGTTATCTAAAATAAATATTTTATTTCTGGTCAATAAGTTAAGTTCTTACAAATTACTTACTTATAATTCGTTTATTAATGCCATAGGAGGAAACTCACACACAGATTTACATATTTATCATTGCGATGAGTCCTTATTCTTGAATTTAATGGACAAACACAAATCAGCATACGATTATTATGTTATCATGCCTCATTTTAAAACAGAAGATTTAAAACATATTAGTTTTACCGATGAAGTACTCAAAGCCCTAAAAAAAATACCAAACGAAAAATTAATTATTCTCGATAACCTTAAACCTGGTTTGCATGGCCCTATTGTAGAAATTTATCAGGATTTTGAAAATGATATATATAATGCATTAACTGAAGGGTTTCCAAAAATATCAAAATATCAAAAGCTTATTCTAGTATATCCTGATAAAGCTGTATATCCGTTTCCAAGAAGGATTTTACATGGTTTTAGAAAATTTTGTATTGAAAAGTCAATGAATTTTGAAATACTTAATGAAGTATATGATGATATAATTCTTAAAAAAGGGGACTTATTTATTACCATTGTGGAAGCAGATTTAGTGAATTTGGTAAAGCAAATTAGGGATGACGAATTTATTTTAGGAAAAGATATTGGGGTCATTTCTTATAATGATACCCCGTTAAAAGAATTACTTGGTATCACGGTTATTTCAACAGATTTTAAGGTAATGGGGGAAACTACAGCACATATGATTCTAAACAAAGAAAAAGGTAAAATCAAGGTCCCTTTCAACTTTATTGATAGGAACTCAATGTAGTATATCTTAACTATACCCCAGCGTGAATACCTAATTTTAATACCACAGTATAGTTAATTTAACTCACTTCGAAAACATTTATTCAGTAGAAGTAATCCCATAGGGGCATATCAAAGAATTATAGACGTTTGAATTTCTTGCCCTTATTAAATTTGAAAATAACAAATTTAAAATAAATTATTCTTGATTATATCTTACCCGATCTTAAGGAGCCAATGGTAGATATTCATTAAGGTTTTGAAAACGATATATACAATCCATAAAAAGAACGGTTTCTAAAAATATCTAAGTATCAGAAGCTTATTTTAATTTATCCTAATAAATCGGAAACCCTGATTACAAACCAGAAAGCACTTCAGAAAATCCACTTTACAAATCCCAGGGCGATTGGGGGCGGGCATATGTATCTTCGGTGGTGCCTGAAGAATTAAGAGGAAATATTAATATCCAGGACAACTTTTAGAACTCATTTATATGACAGGACAAAAACTAGTTTAACAATCATTAAATGATGATAATGTCACTCAAATTGAGACCTGACAGATTTTATAATTAATCCATGTTTACAAGGCAACTAATTTAACAGATAAAAACTTTATTAAGGGCGCATGATAAAACACATGGTTTTAGTAAAAATCTATTTTGTACCGTTCCATTTTAAACTGTAGCGCATTCTAAACAGTATTGCACAGGATAGTGGAATAAAAATGAAAACGTAATTTTAGATGTTTAAACACAAAAAAATTAATGAAAAAAACACTTCTCTTTATTCTATTTCCTATTGTTTTATTGGCACAACAGGCAACTACACGCTTGGAAATTGATGAAAATAATTTTAACGATGTAGCCTTACATTCACTTCAAGATAAAACCAGTGATATTTTAACAACAGGTAAAGATGGCCATGTTTTTACGCTTCCACTTACTGAAGCCACAACACCATCAAACACCATTTTCTCATTTGAATATTTTTGTCCAACGGGAGTTGATTTTATTCAACTTTATTTTTATCCTTTGAAAGATAGTGTTCCTGCAAAAATGATTAGAGATGTTGGTTCCACGGAAGGTTGGATAGAATTTAAAGTTGATATTATAGAAGAATTAAAAAACTGGGGTAAAAAAGGCGATTACTTACGTATTGATTTCGGCAATGTTCCCGATTTAAAAATTCAAATCAAAAACCTTAAAATAAGAGACTTAACAGAAAGAGAAAAAGAACTTGCAGCCAAAAAAGAGCTCATTAAAAAGCAAGAAAAAATATTAGAACAAAATCTTTTAAGCTATTTAAGAACAGATACAAAAAGTAAATTGACCCATGTGCTTGTAAAAAGTGATAGCATTGTAATTACAGGAACGTCATTATCAAAAAATCTATATTTAGGTGAAGTTAGTATTTACGAACATGTTACTGAATTAAAAGATTTCGAATTTTTAAAACCAATAAACGTCAATAATTCAAAATTTCAAATTAGTGTTGAGCGTTTTGTAAACAGACATGATTTTACTCAGGACAGATTGCTATCAAAGTGGGTTTTAGTTGAAAAAACAAAGAGCGGTTACCAACGAATTTCTAATGCACGTTACCAAGATTCAGTAGTACCGAAATATACCTATCCGTTTGTTGAGCCTTCAACTATAAAAGGTCTTGGTGGGTATAGTGCCAATAGAGAAGCCCCAATATCAGATTTAGATGATTTAGGTATTACCAGTGCTACTGTAAATATCTGGATTAATGGTTTGTTAAGATCAAGTCCTTCGGATGATAATATACCTTTCGATTATATGGGTAAAACCTATTATATAAATAAAAAGGAGATTAAGAAATATGATAAAACCATGCGTTCTACTTCTGCAAAAGATATTGAGGTTTCTGCTATTTTATTAGTTGCTA encodes the following:
- a CDS encoding DUF5722 domain-containing protein; the encoded protein is MKKTLLFILFPIVLLAQQATTRLEIDENNFNDVALHSLQDKTSDILTTGKDGHVFTLPLTEATTPSNTIFSFEYFCPTGVDFIQLYFYPLKDSVPAKMIRDVGSTEGWIEFKVDIIEELKNWGKKGDYLRIDFGNVPDLKIQIKNLKIRDLTEREKELAAKKELIKKQEKILEQNLLSYLRTDTKSKLTHVLVKSDSIVITGTSLSKNLYLGEVSIYEHVTELKDFEFLKPINVNNSKFQISVERFVNRHDFTQDRLLSKWVLVEKTKSGYQRISNARYQDSVVPKYTYPFVEPSTIKGLGGYSANREAPISDLDDLGITSATVNIWINGLLRSSPSDDNIPFDYMGKTYYINKKEIKKYDKTMRSTSAKDIEVSAILLVAKASQSIDKTIGKILQHPDTDPAGIYAMPNVTTPEGVQYYAAILDFLADRYSRPDKKYGRIHHWIIHNEVDAGWVWTNAGEKTALVFMDLYHKSMRISHNITRKYNANSKVFISLTHYWNWTSNPHFYLSKELLEQLLQFSKTEGDFEWAIAQHPYPESLREPKTWLDKKVSFDFDTKLITFKNIEVLDAWVKQPEVLYKGKYKRTVYLSENGTNSPTYSENDLKEQAAGMAYAMKKIKYLDGIDGFQYHNWQDNRREGGLRIGLRRFPDDEELPGAIKPVWNVYQAFGTDKEDEVFDQYKEMIGIKSWDEIRQKVDIGKKKPKP
- a CDS encoding GntR family transcriptional regulator produces the protein MFKFIKIDENSRIPKYRQIVDSIIYNISMGNLKMDQKIPSINLFSEEFYLSRDTVEKAYNILKERNIITSIRGKGYYITRTKLLSKINILFLVNKLSSYKLLTYNSFINAIGGNSHTDLHIYHCDESLFLNLMDKHKSAYDYYVIMPHFKTEDLKHISFTDEVLKALKKIPNEKLIILDNLKPGLHGPIVEIYQDFENDIYNALTEGFPKISKYQKLILVYPDKAVYPFPRRILHGFRKFCIEKSMNFEILNEVYDDIILKKGDLFITIVEADLVNLVKQIRDDEFILGKDIGVISYNDTPLKELLGITVISTDFKVMGETTAHMILNKEKGKIKVPFNFIDRNSM
- a CDS encoding bifunctional aldolase/short-chain dehydrogenase; the encoded protein is MKNLTKKFNYVDYLWDDQKAEALNDNQVELFLYRSNILGADLRITNYGGGNTSCRTIEKDPLTNEDIEVMWIKGSGGDIGTLNRSGIAGIYTKRLRDLKNVYGGLEDEDRMVGLFNHCIYDLDSKAPSIDTPLHGLLPFTHIDHLHPDALIAVAAAKDSEQVTKEIWGDTMGWVPWQRPGFDLGLQIEKCLEDNPGIRGIVLGSHGLFTWGDTSYECYMNSLEVIEMASEFIENKIKEKGSVFGGQKIESLPKADRLEKAAQIMPLLRGLCSSENRMIGHFSDTDVVMEYINSNDLERLAPMGTSCPDHFLRTKIQPLVLTLGKNEDLSDSDAIFKKLEPAFEAYRQEYANYYNTCKKANSPAMRDANPVIIIYPGVGMFSFAKNKQTTRVANEFYINAINVMRGAEAITAYTSLPRQEAFDIEYWLLEEAKLSRMPKEQPLSRKVAFVTGAGGGIGKAIADKLAAEGANVVLTDINEQSLIEANATYKRDVSTYAICDVTNTESIANAYKKACVEFGGVDIVVHSAGLAISKPLEETTDKDWNILQNVLVKGQFDLAKQSVAIMRKQDLGGDFISIASKNGLVSGPNNVAYGTSKAAQQHMARLLAAELGKDKIRVNTVNPDGVIVGSKIWEGDWAAGRAKAYGITVEELPAHYAKRNLLNEIIYPADIANGVFALVGVLDKTTGNIINVDGGMANAFVR